The Lysobacter helvus nucleotide sequence GGCCCTGCACGCACGGGGTCTTCGACAGTTGGCGCGTGAGTTGCGCGCCCTTCCACACGCCGACATCGCAGCGGCGTTCGCGGCCGCGGTCGGATTCGCACCGCAGCTTCTGCGGGCCCAGCGCTTCGGTGGGGGCGCCGACGCCGACCTGGAAGTCCGCGCGACAGCCCTGCGCCACCCAGATGCTGTTGCGATCGAAGCTCCACGTGCTGTGCCGGATGCACGGCGACCGCGACAACTGCCGCACCAGCTGCACGCCCGCCATCGTGGACGCGGGGCAGTGGCGACGACCGCCGCCGTTGGATTCGCACCGCACCATGATTGGACCGGTCGGCGCGGGGCCGCCCTCGCCCAGCGCGAAATCGGCGCGGCATCCGGCGTTGACCCAGATCCCGTTCGGACGGACGCCCCAGGACTTGCCTTCGACGCACGGGCTGCGCGACAGCTGTTTCGTCAGGCGCGCGCCACCGCGCGTATCGGCTTCGCAGGTGCGTTCGCGCCCGCGCGGCGATTCGCAGCGGATCGTGCCGCTGTCGTTGCCGGGATACGGCTCGGCGGCGCGGTACTGCTGTTCTTCGGCGGCCGGGGGATCCGTCGGCATTGCATCGACGGGCGCGATGCCCGTGGTGCAAGCAAGCAGGAAACCTGTGGCGAGCGGACGCATCGGTCTGTTCCTGCGGTTCGTGAGCGCACTTTCCGGG carries:
- a CDS encoding DUF3011 domain-containing protein, which produces MRPLATGFLLACTTGIAPVDAMPTDPPAAEEQQYRAAEPYPGNDSGTIRCESPRGRERTCEADTRGGARLTKQLSRSPCVEGKSWGVRPNGIWVNAGCRADFALGEGGPAPTGPIMVRCESNGGGRRHCPASTMAGVQLVRQLSRSPCIRHSTWSFDRNSIWVAQGCRADFQVGVGAPTEALGPQKLRCESDRGRERRCDVGVWKGAQLTRQLSKTPCVQGQSWGWDVRGVWVSRGCRAEFTVW